Proteins from one Cicer arietinum cultivar CDC Frontier isolate Library 1 chromosome 3, Cicar.CDCFrontier_v2.0, whole genome shotgun sequence genomic window:
- the LOC101499030 gene encoding putative disease resistance protein RGA1 isoform X2, whose amino-acid sequence MAEKFVFDIAESLLKKLTSYAYQEVSRAYGVYEDLQRIKDTLTIVKCLLLDAEEKKNQQYALHEWQRQIQYICSDAEYVLEEFELQDKRKQVVKASRSTSMKVRHFFSTSNPLAFRIKMAHQIKDIRDRLDKVSTDGTKFGLTTINVESRLVVQRREMTYPDVDASSVIGRESDKEEIIKLLMQPHPQGNGDGDKSLCVIPIVGIGGLGKTTLAKFVFNDKRMDQIFQLKMWVCVSNDFDIRKIIIKTINSATDSIFSSASAPTSGLIHQENINNLDIVQVVSRLRQKNSGQKFLLVLDDVWNEDRANWIELKDLIKVGAPGSKTMVTTRNNSMASMMGNVPPYVLEGLSPKSCLSLFVKWAFKDGQEEKHPNLVEIGEEIVKKCQGVPLAVRTLGSSLFSNFDLSKWEFVRDSEIWNLKQKKDDILPALKLSYDQMPFYLRQCFAYFSLQPKDYTFLCDDITSLWISLGLVQSLNGRENLESIAREYIDELHSRSFLQDVNDFGSFCVFKVHDLIHDLALYVSREDFVAVDSHTRNIPQQVRNISIVENDSLDNDLFPKSRSVRSILFPVLGVGLESESVLDIWVSRYKYLRYLDLSDSSFETLPSSIAKLEHLRFLDLSCNEKIKRLPNSISKLLNLQALLLNGCMELEIFPKGLGNMISLRQLYITTKQFVLSENEFARLNHLRTLGFYYCYNLKFLFKWDQLPSLESFSVVSCDTNVEDEKSTS is encoded by the exons ATGGCTGAAAAATTTGTCTTTGATATTGCTGAATCGCTGCTAAAGAAGCTTACTTCTTATGCTTATCAAGAGGTTTCCCGGGCCTATGGTGTGTATGAAGATTTGCAACGGATCAAAGACACGCTAACTATTGTCAAATGTCTGCTGTTGGATGCTGAGGAGAAGAAGAACCAGCAGTATGCGTTGCATGAATGGCAGAGGCAAATTCAATATATTTGCTCTGATGCTGAATATGTATTGGAGGAATTTGAGTTGCAGGACAAGCGAAAGCAAGTTGTCAAGGCTTCCAGAAGCACCAGCATGAAGGTACGCCACTTCTTTTCTACCTCTAATCCACTTGCTTTCCGTATTAAGATGGCACATCAAATCAAAGATATTAGAGACAGGTTGGATAAAGTATCAACTGATGGGACCAAGTTTGGACTTACAACCATCAATGTTGAATCAAGACTTGTTGTCCAAAGGAGAGAAATGACTTATCCGGATGTTGATGCTTCGAGTGTAATAGGAAGAGAGAGTGATAAGGAAGAAATTATCAAGCTTTTGATGCAACCACATCCTCAAGGTAATGGTGATGGTGATAAAAGTTTATGTGTTATTCCCATAGTGGGAATTGGAGGATTGGGGAAGACCACACTTGCAAAGTTTGTGTTCAATGATAAGAGGATGGATCAAATTTTTCAATTGAAGATGTGGGTGTGTGTCTCTAATGATTTTGACATCAGGAAGATAATCATTAAAACCATCAACTCTGCCACTGATTCCATTTTTTCTTCAGCTTCCGCTCCAACAAGTGGTCTTATTCACCAAGAAAACATCAACAACTTAGATATTGTTCAAGTGGTAAGTCGTCTGAGACAAAAAAATTCTGGTCAAAAGTTTTTACTCGTGTTAGATGACGTATGGAACGAAGACCGTGCAAATTGGATTGAGCTGAAAGATTTGATCAAAGTTGGCGCACCAGGAAGCAAAACTATGGTGACAACGCGTAATAACTCAATGGCTTCGATGATGGGTAATGTTCCCCCGTATGTTTTGGAAGGTCTTTCTCCCAAGAGTTGTTTATCATTATTTGTCAAATGGGCCTTCAAGGATGGCCAAGAAGAAAAACATCCAAATCTAGTGGAGATAGGAGAAGAAATTGTGAAAAAATGCCAAGGTGTTCCCCTAGCCGTGAGAACATTAGGAAGTTCCCTTTTCTCAAACTTTGATTTAAGCAAGTGGGAATTTGTTAGAGACTCTGAGATATGGAAtctaaaacaaaagaaagatgATATTTTACCAGCACTAAAGTTAAGCTATGATCAAATGCCATTCTATTTGAGACAGTGTTTTGCTTACTTTTCCCTTCAACCCAAAGATTATACCTTCCTTTGTGATGATATTACTAGTCTTTGGATATCCCTTGGATTAGTTCAATCCCTAAATGGAAGGGAAAATCTTGAGAGTATTGCAAGAGAATATATTGATGAGTTACATTCAAGATCATTTCTTCAAGATGTCAATGACTTTGGCTCCTTTTGTGTGTTCAAAGTACATGATTTGATACATGATCTTGCATTGTATGTTTCAAGAGAGGACTTTGTAGCGGTAGACTCGCATACTCGGAATATACCACAGCAAGTAAGGAATATATCAATTGTTGAAAATGATTCACTTGACAATGATTTGTTTCCCAAGTCTAGAAGTGTGAGAAGTATACTATTTCCTGTCCTCGGAGTTGGTCTTGAAAGTGAAAGTGTTCTTGACATATGGGTATCCAGATACAAATACTTACGTTATTTAGATTTAAGTGATTCTTCATTTGAAACTTTGCCAAGTTCAATAGCAAAATTAGAGCACCTGCGTTTTCTTGATCTTTCTTGCaatgaaaaaatcaaaagacTACCAAATTCCATTTCCAAACTCCTAAATTTGCAAGCTTTGTTGCTCAATGGGTGCATGGAGCTTGAAATATTTCCTAAAGGATTAGGGAATATGATTAGCTTGCGGCAACTGTATATAACCACCAAACAATTTGTCCTCTCAGAGAATGAATTTGCACGCTTAAACCATCTTCGAACTTTgggtttttattattgttacaatttgaaatttttgttcaaGTGGGACCAACTCCCATCACTTGAATCATTTTCTGTTGTATCATGTG ATACAAACGTTGAGGATGAGAAATCTACATCTTGA
- the LOC105851812 gene encoding DET1- and DDB1-associated protein 1 isoform X1, with amino-acid sequence MDSILGNLPSFNPQNFSQIKPCSDPYISTQRMTPSTYVPTHCTLPPPDQVIKTELGNILPRHIYCNVLEQVKPNEVAAGSVLPEHEFKQLQVST; translated from the exons ATGGATTCTATACTCGGTAATTTGCCATCTTTTAACCCTCAGAACTTCAGTCAGATAAAACCTTGTTCGGATCCTTATATTTCTACT CAGCGAATGACACCTTCTACTTACGTTCCTACTCACTGCACCCTTCCACCACCTGATCAAG TGATAAAGACTGAACTTGGAAATATCTTACCGAGGCACATTTATTGCAATGTTCTGGAACAG GTAAAACCTAACGAAGTTGCAGCTGGTAGCGTTTTACCGGAGCATGAATTCAAGCAACTTCAGGTTTCCACATGA
- the LOC105851812 gene encoding DET1- and DDB1-associated protein 1 isoform X2, with the protein MDSILGNLPSFNPQNFSQIKPCSDPYISTRMTPSTYVPTHCTLPPPDQVIKTELGNILPRHIYCNVLEQVKPNEVAAGSVLPEHEFKQLQVST; encoded by the exons ATGGATTCTATACTCGGTAATTTGCCATCTTTTAACCCTCAGAACTTCAGTCAGATAAAACCTTGTTCGGATCCTTATATTTCTACT CGAATGACACCTTCTACTTACGTTCCTACTCACTGCACCCTTCCACCACCTGATCAAG TGATAAAGACTGAACTTGGAAATATCTTACCGAGGCACATTTATTGCAATGTTCTGGAACAG GTAAAACCTAACGAAGTTGCAGCTGGTAGCGTTTTACCGGAGCATGAATTCAAGCAACTTCAGGTTTCCACATGA
- the LOC101499030 gene encoding putative disease resistance protein RGA1 isoform X1: protein MAEKFVFDIAESLLKKLTSYAYQEVSRAYGVYEDLQRIKDTLTIVKCLLLDAEEKKNQQYALHEWQRQIQYICSDAEYVLEEFELQDKRKQVVKASRSTSMKVRHFFSTSNPLAFRIKMAHQIKDIRDRLDKVSTDGTKFGLTTINVESRLVVQRREMTYPDVDASSVIGRESDKEEIIKLLMQPHPQGNGDGDKSLCVIPIVGIGGLGKTTLAKFVFNDKRMDQIFQLKMWVCVSNDFDIRKIIIKTINSATDSIFSSASAPTSGLIHQENINNLDIVQVVSRLRQKNSGQKFLLVLDDVWNEDRANWIELKDLIKVGAPGSKTMVTTRNNSMASMMGNVPPYVLEGLSPKSCLSLFVKWAFKDGQEEKHPNLVEIGEEIVKKCQGVPLAVRTLGSSLFSNFDLSKWEFVRDSEIWNLKQKKDDILPALKLSYDQMPFYLRQCFAYFSLQPKDYTFLCDDITSLWISLGLVQSLNGRENLESIAREYIDELHSRSFLQDVNDFGSFCVFKVHDLIHDLALYVSREDFVAVDSHTRNIPQQVRNISIVENDSLDNDLFPKSRSVRSILFPVLGVGLESESVLDIWVSRYKYLRYLDLSDSSFETLPSSIAKLEHLRFLDLSCNEKIKRLPNSISKLLNLQALLLNGCMELEIFPKGLGNMISLRQLYITTKQFVLSENEFARLNHLRTLGFYYCYNLKFLFKWDQLPSLESFSVVSCGRVESLPLFTFPNLQTLYIDNCKKLNLSVYNELQIQTLRMRNLHLENFLELLTFPRWIEDTTDTLETLIVVNCPNLKNLPKCLITMSRLKRLYIRECPLLRRILLPSDMHHLTALEDLQIYDCPELYKNYQPQCGKYWPMIAHIKSVSIEEPSGEEE, encoded by the coding sequence ATGGCTGAAAAATTTGTCTTTGATATTGCTGAATCGCTGCTAAAGAAGCTTACTTCTTATGCTTATCAAGAGGTTTCCCGGGCCTATGGTGTGTATGAAGATTTGCAACGGATCAAAGACACGCTAACTATTGTCAAATGTCTGCTGTTGGATGCTGAGGAGAAGAAGAACCAGCAGTATGCGTTGCATGAATGGCAGAGGCAAATTCAATATATTTGCTCTGATGCTGAATATGTATTGGAGGAATTTGAGTTGCAGGACAAGCGAAAGCAAGTTGTCAAGGCTTCCAGAAGCACCAGCATGAAGGTACGCCACTTCTTTTCTACCTCTAATCCACTTGCTTTCCGTATTAAGATGGCACATCAAATCAAAGATATTAGAGACAGGTTGGATAAAGTATCAACTGATGGGACCAAGTTTGGACTTACAACCATCAATGTTGAATCAAGACTTGTTGTCCAAAGGAGAGAAATGACTTATCCGGATGTTGATGCTTCGAGTGTAATAGGAAGAGAGAGTGATAAGGAAGAAATTATCAAGCTTTTGATGCAACCACATCCTCAAGGTAATGGTGATGGTGATAAAAGTTTATGTGTTATTCCCATAGTGGGAATTGGAGGATTGGGGAAGACCACACTTGCAAAGTTTGTGTTCAATGATAAGAGGATGGATCAAATTTTTCAATTGAAGATGTGGGTGTGTGTCTCTAATGATTTTGACATCAGGAAGATAATCATTAAAACCATCAACTCTGCCACTGATTCCATTTTTTCTTCAGCTTCCGCTCCAACAAGTGGTCTTATTCACCAAGAAAACATCAACAACTTAGATATTGTTCAAGTGGTAAGTCGTCTGAGACAAAAAAATTCTGGTCAAAAGTTTTTACTCGTGTTAGATGACGTATGGAACGAAGACCGTGCAAATTGGATTGAGCTGAAAGATTTGATCAAAGTTGGCGCACCAGGAAGCAAAACTATGGTGACAACGCGTAATAACTCAATGGCTTCGATGATGGGTAATGTTCCCCCGTATGTTTTGGAAGGTCTTTCTCCCAAGAGTTGTTTATCATTATTTGTCAAATGGGCCTTCAAGGATGGCCAAGAAGAAAAACATCCAAATCTAGTGGAGATAGGAGAAGAAATTGTGAAAAAATGCCAAGGTGTTCCCCTAGCCGTGAGAACATTAGGAAGTTCCCTTTTCTCAAACTTTGATTTAAGCAAGTGGGAATTTGTTAGAGACTCTGAGATATGGAAtctaaaacaaaagaaagatgATATTTTACCAGCACTAAAGTTAAGCTATGATCAAATGCCATTCTATTTGAGACAGTGTTTTGCTTACTTTTCCCTTCAACCCAAAGATTATACCTTCCTTTGTGATGATATTACTAGTCTTTGGATATCCCTTGGATTAGTTCAATCCCTAAATGGAAGGGAAAATCTTGAGAGTATTGCAAGAGAATATATTGATGAGTTACATTCAAGATCATTTCTTCAAGATGTCAATGACTTTGGCTCCTTTTGTGTGTTCAAAGTACATGATTTGATACATGATCTTGCATTGTATGTTTCAAGAGAGGACTTTGTAGCGGTAGACTCGCATACTCGGAATATACCACAGCAAGTAAGGAATATATCAATTGTTGAAAATGATTCACTTGACAATGATTTGTTTCCCAAGTCTAGAAGTGTGAGAAGTATACTATTTCCTGTCCTCGGAGTTGGTCTTGAAAGTGAAAGTGTTCTTGACATATGGGTATCCAGATACAAATACTTACGTTATTTAGATTTAAGTGATTCTTCATTTGAAACTTTGCCAAGTTCAATAGCAAAATTAGAGCACCTGCGTTTTCTTGATCTTTCTTGCaatgaaaaaatcaaaagacTACCAAATTCCATTTCCAAACTCCTAAATTTGCAAGCTTTGTTGCTCAATGGGTGCATGGAGCTTGAAATATTTCCTAAAGGATTAGGGAATATGATTAGCTTGCGGCAACTGTATATAACCACCAAACAATTTGTCCTCTCAGAGAATGAATTTGCACGCTTAAACCATCTTCGAACTTTgggtttttattattgttacaatttgaaatttttgttcaaGTGGGACCAACTCCCATCACTTGAATCATTTTCTGTTGTATCATGTGGTAGGGTGGAGTCTTTACCTCTTTTTACATTCCCAAATTTACAAACTTTGTATATTGATAACTGTAAGAAGTTAAACTTGTCAGTGTACAATGAATTACAGATACAAACGTTGAGGATGAGAAATCTACATCTTGAGAATTTTCTTGAGCTACTCACATTTCCTAGATGGATTGAAGACACCACAGACACTTTAGAAACCTTGATAGTTGTTAATTGTCCCAATCTCAAGAATCTTCCTAAATGTCTAATAACCATGTCGCGTCTTAAGAGACTCTATATTCGTGAATGTCCTCTTCTTAGGAGGATTCTGCTTCCAAGTGACATGCATCACCTTACTGCCCTTGAAGATTTGCAGATATATGATTGTCCTGAATTGTACAAAAATTATCAGCCGCAATGTGGTAAGTATTGGCCCATGATTGCTCACATCAAAAGCGTTTCCATTGAAGAACCAAGTGGGGAAGAGGAGTAA
- the LOC101499660 gene encoding transcription initiation factor IIB has translation MSDAFCSDCKRQTEVVFDHSAGDTVCSECGLVLESHSIDETSEWRTFANESGDNDPVRVGGPSNPLLTDGGLSTVIAKPNGGSGDFLSSSIGRWQNRGSNPDRGLILAFKTIATMSERLGLVGTIKDRANEIFKRVEDQKSSRGRNQDALLAACLYIACRQEDKPRTVKEICSIANGATKKEIGRAKEYIVKQLGLENGQSVEMGTIHAGDFMRRFCSNLGMNIQAVKAAQESVQKSEEFDIRRSPISIAAAVIYIITQLSDDKKPLKDISLATGVAEGTIRNSYKDLYPHVSKIIPNWYAKEEDLKNLCSP, from the exons ATGTCCGATGCATTTTGCAGCGATTGCAAGCGGCAGACGGAGGTGGTATTCGATCATTCGGCCGGTGACACGGTGTGTTCGGAGTGTGGCCTTGTATTGGAATCTCACTCCATTGATGAAACCTCCGAGTGGCGAACCTTCGCTAACGAGTCCGGCGATAACGATCCCGTACGTGTTGGAGGTCCCAGTAATCCTCTTCTTACCGACGGCGGTCTTTCCACCGTCATTGCCAAACCTAACGGTGGCTCCGGGGATTTTCTTTCCTCCTCCATTGGCCGTTGGCAGAATCGCGGCTCCAATCCCGATCGTGGCTTGATCCTTGCTTTCAAAACCATCGCCACCATGTCCGAGAG GTTGGGACTAGTTGGAACCATCAAG GACCGAGCTAATGAGATATTTAAGCGGGTTGAAGACCAGAAGTCTAGTAGGGGAAGAAATCAGGATGCATTATTGGCTGCTTGCCTCTACATTGCTTGTCGACAAGAAGACAAGCCACGCACTGTAAAGG AAATTTGCTCAATTGCCAATGGAGCCACCAAGAAGGAAATTGGCCGAGCAAAAGAATACATAGTGAAACAACTGGGTTTGGAGAATGGTCAATCTGTAGAGATGGGAACCATACATGCTGGGGACTTTATG AGGCGGTTTTGTTCTAATCTTGGTATGAATATTCAAGCTGTTAAAGCTGCTCAGGAATCTGTTCAGAAATCAGAAGAATTCGATATAAG GAGAAGTCCCATATCAATTGCAGCTGCAGTTATATACATCATTACCCAGCTTTCGGATGATAAGAAACCTCTCAAAG ATATATCACTTGCCACAGGAGTTGCAGAAGGAACCATTAGAAACTCATACAAGGATCTTTATCCCCATGTTTCAAAGATAATACCAAATTGGTATGCAAAGGAAGAGGATTTGAAGAACCTTTGCAGTCCTTGA